A DNA window from Drosophila gunungcola strain Sukarami unplaced genomic scaffold, Dgunungcola_SK_2 000072F, whole genome shotgun sequence contains the following coding sequences:
- the LOC128264526 gene encoding uncharacterized protein LOC128264526 isoform X2, with protein sequence MDEVDIFCEEAISLLAHEILCCECDSESDSESESEETGTEGEEEKDDTKDNKGKLMPSGILECGLHNPYQLMFSEEDYDHPNEIKEEKGEESWPILLDGDEQSEEKPESKGAL encoded by the coding sequence ATGGATGAGGTGGATATCTTCTGCGAGGAGGCCATATCCCTGCTGGCCCACGAGATCCTTTGCTGCGAGTGCGATAGTGAGTCTGATTCGGAGTCGGAGTCGGAGGAGACGGGGACAGAAGGCGAGGAGGAGAAGGATGACACCAAGGACAACAAGGGCAAGCTGATGCCAAGCGGCATCCTTGAGTGCGGGTTGCACAATCCCTACCAGCTCATGTTCAGCGAGGAGGACTACGACCATCCCAATGAGATTAAGGAGGAAAAGGGGGAGGAGAGCTGGCCGATCCTGCTGGACGGGGATGAACAGAGCGAGGAGAAGCCCGAATCAAAGGGGGCACTCTGA
- the LOC128264526 gene encoding uncharacterized protein LOC128264526 isoform X1 gives MEVGVEVEVEVEVGMKDELEFTSSSSEASSSGETDSEDSSTSDPDVNAKVATATCPSDQTDLQTRTYSLLAGDSDNDMDEVDIFCEEAISLLAHEILCCECDSESDSESESEETGTEGEEEKDDTKDNKGKLMPSGILECGLHNPYQLMFSEEDYDHPNEIKEEKGEESWPILLDGDEQSEEKPESKGAL, from the exons ATGGAAGTGGGAGTGGAAGtagaagtggaagtggaagtgggaaTGAAGGATGAGTTGGAGTTCACAAGTAGCAGCAGTGAGGCAAGCAGCTCCGGCGAAACGGATAGCGAAG ATAGCAGCACATCCGATCCAGATGTCAATGCCAAAGTGGCAACTGCTACATGTCCATCCGATCAAACCGATCTGCAGACAAGAACCTACAGTCTGCTGGCTGGAGACTCGGACAACGACATGGATGAGGTGGATATCTTCTGCGAGGAGGCCATATCCCTGCTGGCCCACGAGATCCTTTGCTGCGAGTGCGATAGTGAGTCTGATTCGGAGTCGGAGTCGGAGGAGACGGGGACAGAAGGCGAGGAGGAGAAGGATGACACCAAGGACAACAAGGGCAAGCTGATGCCAAGCGGCATCCTTGAGTGCGGGTTGCACAATCCCTACCAGCTCATGTTCAGCGAGGAGGACTACGACCATCCCAATGAGATTAAGGAGGAAAAGGGGGAGGAGAGCTGGCCGATCCTGCTGGACGGGGATGAACAGAGCGAGGAGAAGCCCGAATCAAAGGGGGCACTCTGA